A region from the Marinobacter szutsaonensis genome encodes:
- a CDS encoding ATP synthase subunit I, producing MIEGETLAGVILGYGASFAFGCLLGSVFLWGLWQTVRRLPTANHPALLMLASLLVRFGITLAGFLLLARVAGWEHLLVAVIGFTLPRLLMKHRIQATLVGEDPQA from the coding sequence ATGATTGAAGGAGAAACCCTTGCCGGAGTCATACTGGGCTACGGGGCCAGTTTTGCATTCGGTTGCCTGCTGGGCAGCGTCTTTCTCTGGGGACTGTGGCAGACCGTTCGCCGCCTGCCGACAGCTAACCATCCAGCCTTGCTGATGCTCGCCAGCCTGTTGGTCCGGTTTGGTATTACCCTCGCAGGATTCCTGTTGCTTGCCCGGGTGGCCGGTTGGGAGCATCTGCTGGTGGCGGTAATCGGCTTCACCCTGCCCCGGCTGCTCATGAAGCACCGGATTCAGGCCACGCTGGTTGGTGAGGATCCGCAGGCATGA
- a CDS encoding AtpZ/AtpI family protein, with translation MADDPNTPGTDKDPGDLGRKVGRRAERKRQARARGRRTAWFGLGMFGLVGWSVAVPTLIGIAIGVWADRRWPGEVSWTLTLLIIGVALGCLNAWYWIKQESEDD, from the coding sequence ATGGCTGATGACCCCAACACACCGGGGACAGACAAGGACCCCGGAGATCTGGGCCGCAAAGTGGGCCGCCGGGCCGAGCGCAAGCGGCAGGCCCGCGCGAGGGGCCGCCGGACGGCCTGGTTCGGGCTCGGTATGTTCGGGCTGGTGGGCTGGTCGGTAGCGGTTCCCACCCTGATCGGCATCGCCATCGGAGTCTGGGCGGACCGGCGCTGGCCCGGGGAAGTTTCCTGGACACTGACCCTGCTGATTATCGGCGTGGCACTGGGTTGCCTGAATGCCTGGTACTGGATCAAACAGGAGAGTGAGGATGATTGA
- a CDS encoding F0F1 ATP synthase subunit delta, translated as MEINWITVSAQVVNFLILVWLLKHFLYQPVIRAMDRREQKIRNRMDEADNREQEALREKQTFQQKLASFEKEREELLEETRQEARQTRSQMIDQAREETARVRSHWMREVSEEKTAFIGGLRHQSLEVVETVIRKALQDLADERLEERIAHTFIRKLHELDEKTREALGRSSEPATIATSFELDPAQRSSLTRAVHELVGADLAVNYTLAPELICGIELTCESQRISWNLSDYLEELTASVEKAFEPIETTEPEA; from the coding sequence ATGGAGATCAACTGGATCACGGTCTCGGCCCAGGTCGTCAATTTCCTGATCCTGGTCTGGCTGCTCAAGCATTTCCTCTATCAGCCGGTTATCCGGGCCATGGACCGACGTGAACAAAAAATCCGCAACCGCATGGATGAGGCGGACAACCGTGAGCAGGAGGCGCTCAGGGAGAAACAAACCTTCCAGCAGAAACTGGCCAGTTTCGAGAAGGAACGGGAAGAGCTGCTGGAAGAAACCCGCCAGGAAGCGAGGCAGACCCGCAGCCAAATGATCGATCAGGCCCGGGAGGAAACCGCCCGCGTCCGTAGCCACTGGATGCGGGAAGTCAGCGAAGAAAAAACGGCATTTATCGGCGGGTTGCGGCACCAGTCCCTCGAGGTAGTCGAAACCGTTATCCGGAAGGCCCTGCAGGATCTGGCAGACGAACGACTTGAGGAGCGCATCGCCCATACCTTCATCCGCAAACTGCACGAGCTGGATGAGAAAACCCGCGAAGCCCTGGGGCGTTCGTCAGAACCGGCCACCATTGCCACTTCCTTCGAGCTTGATCCGGCCCAGCGAAGCTCCCTGACCCGGGCAGTTCATGAACTGGTTGGCGCTGACCTGGCGGTGAACTACACCCTGGCACCGGAGCTGATCTGCGGTATCGAACTGACCTGCGAAAGCCAACGGATCAGCTGGAACCTGTCCGACTATCTGGAAGAACTTACCGCCAGCGTCGAGAAGGCGTTTGAGCCTATCGAAACCACCGAACCGGAAGCCTGA
- the atpD gene encoding F0F1 ATP synthase subunit beta, with protein MTSRAKPTESQGSITAVRGNVVDVEFGSALPSRNAELRTGKDSHVVLEVQTHLDTATVRCIALNSTRRLARGMPVRQTGAGLKVPVGPALLGRMINVFGKPVDGGAPIETAEYWPIHRPMLPLAERTTSTEIFETGIKAIDLLAPMERGGKSGMFGGAGVGKTVLINEMINNMAEQYEGISLFCGIGERMREAEDMYSSMKGSGVLEKAVLVYGQMNEPPGARFRVGHAALTIAEHFRDVQKRDVLLLIDNVFRFVQSGTEVSGLMGRIPSRVGYQPTLATELAALEERICSSRNGSITSVQAVYVPADDLTDPSATHIFSHLTASIVLSRKRASQGLYPAVDPLKTDSKMLTPSIVGHRHYRVAQAVRSTLAEYEDLKDIISMLGMEELSREDRATVSKARRLERFLTQPFFTTGQFTGKGGRLVPLEKTIAGCERILAGEFEQVSERALYMIGDIDEVDIPEASHES; from the coding sequence ATGACCAGCAGGGCGAAACCTACCGAGAGCCAGGGCAGCATTACCGCAGTACGTGGCAACGTGGTGGACGTGGAATTCGGCTCCGCCCTGCCCTCCCGCAATGCCGAACTGCGAACCGGCAAGGACTCGCACGTGGTGCTGGAGGTGCAGACCCACCTCGATACTGCCACGGTCCGCTGCATTGCCCTGAACTCCACCCGGCGACTGGCCCGGGGCATGCCGGTCAGACAGACGGGGGCCGGGCTCAAGGTACCGGTCGGCCCCGCATTGCTGGGCCGCATGATCAATGTATTCGGCAAACCGGTGGATGGTGGCGCGCCCATCGAGACCGCCGAATACTGGCCCATCCACCGCCCGATGTTGCCGCTCGCCGAGCGCACCACCAGTACCGAGATCTTTGAAACCGGCATCAAGGCCATCGATCTGCTCGCGCCCATGGAGCGCGGCGGCAAGTCGGGCATGTTCGGAGGCGCGGGTGTCGGCAAGACGGTTCTGATCAACGAAATGATCAACAACATGGCGGAGCAGTACGAGGGCATCAGCCTGTTCTGCGGCATCGGCGAACGCATGCGCGAGGCCGAGGATATGTACAGCTCAATGAAGGGATCCGGCGTCCTGGAAAAAGCGGTTCTGGTCTACGGTCAGATGAACGAGCCACCGGGCGCCCGGTTCCGGGTCGGCCATGCCGCACTAACCATCGCGGAACACTTCCGGGATGTGCAGAAGCGCGATGTGTTGCTACTGATCGATAATGTCTTCCGGTTCGTTCAGTCCGGCACCGAGGTGTCCGGCCTGATGGGGCGGATTCCGTCCCGGGTGGGTTACCAGCCTACCCTGGCCACCGAACTGGCGGCCCTGGAAGAGCGGATCTGCAGCTCACGCAACGGCAGCATCACGTCGGTGCAGGCGGTCTATGTGCCCGCGGATGACCTGACGGATCCTTCCGCCACCCATATTTTCTCGCACCTGACCGCCTCCATCGTCCTGTCCCGAAAACGGGCCAGTCAGGGCCTGTACCCTGCCGTGGACCCGCTGAAAACCGACTCAAAAATGCTGACCCCCTCCATTGTCGGCCATCGCCATTATCGGGTGGCCCAGGCCGTGCGTAGTACCCTGGCGGAGTATGAGGATCTCAAGGACATCATCTCCATGCTCGGAATGGAAGAACTGTCCCGGGAAGATCGGGCCACGGTCAGCAAGGCCCGGAGGCTGGAGCGCTTCCTGACCCAGCCCTTCTTCACCACCGGGCAGTTCACCGGCAAGGGCGGTCGGCTGGTGCCCCTGGAAAAAACCATCGCCGGCTGCGAGCGGATACTTGCCGGCGAGTTCGAACAGGTCAGCGAGAGGGCACTGTACATGATCGGTGACATCGATGAAGTGGACATCCCGGAGGCCAGCCATGAATCCTGA
- a CDS encoding F0F1 ATP synthase subunit epsilon has protein sequence MNPDQPSPPDSMRLRLLLPTEVLLEQPVSKIIAEAENGEFCLLPRHIDFVAALVPGVLSFYTVEGEEHFAAVDRGILVKCGPDVSISTPQGVIGTDITELQALIEERFLELDEHERKARSALARLEAGALRRFLDLREEFHG, from the coding sequence ATGAATCCTGATCAACCATCGCCCCCGGATTCCATGCGCCTTCGTCTGTTGCTGCCAACGGAAGTTCTGCTGGAGCAGCCTGTCTCGAAAATCATCGCCGAGGCGGAAAACGGCGAGTTCTGCCTGTTGCCCAGGCACATCGATTTCGTGGCGGCACTGGTACCGGGCGTCCTTTCCTTCTATACCGTGGAGGGGGAGGAACATTTTGCTGCCGTGGACCGGGGCATCCTGGTGAAGTGCGGTCCAGATGTGTCCATCTCCACGCCCCAGGGCGTCATCGGAACGGACATCACCGAGTTGCAGGCACTGATCGAGGAACGCTTCCTGGAGCTGGATGAACACGAACGTAAGGCCCGCAGCGCACTCGCCCGACTTGAAGCCGGTGCCCTGCGGCGGTTCCTTGATCTGAGGGAAGAATTCCATGGCTGA
- a CDS encoding F0F1 ATP synthase subunit C, which translates to MDSISLIGMVSVITAGLTIAIGSIGPAFGEARAVAQALSAIAQQPDESATITRTLFVGLAMIESTAIYCFVVAMILIFANPFWDHVTAAAGG; encoded by the coding sequence ATGGATAGCATTTCCCTGATCGGCATGGTCTCGGTCATCACCGCCGGGCTGACCATCGCCATTGGCTCCATCGGACCCGCGTTCGGCGAAGCCCGGGCCGTGGCCCAGGCCCTGAGTGCCATTGCCCAGCAGCCGGATGAATCCGCCACCATCACTCGCACCCTGTTCGTGGGTCTGGCCATGATCGAGTCAACCGCGATCTACTGCTTTGTGGTGGCGATGATCCTGATCTTCGCCAATCCGTTCTGGGATCACGTAACGGCCGCTGCCGGAGGCTGA
- a CDS encoding F0F1 ATP synthase subunit A translates to MTITPDSIVYWQWGDFALNATIVFTWLVMALLTLGSWLVTRGLSEDPELSRWQNLLEVLVVGIRDQIAQVSHQQPGPYLPFVGTLFLFIAMANLLNVIPGYMAPTGSLSTTTALAICVFVAVPVFGIASKGAGEYLQHYIKPTPLMLPFNVIGEISRTVALAVRLYGNIMSGTVIVAILLSLTPYFFPVVMQLLGLLTGMIQAYIFAILAMVYIASATSAHEHGGPDEHEQNTPSNQ, encoded by the coding sequence ATGACCATCACGCCGGACAGCATTGTTTACTGGCAATGGGGCGATTTCGCCCTGAACGCGACCATCGTGTTTACCTGGCTGGTGATGGCGCTGCTCACCCTGGGCTCCTGGCTGGTTACGCGGGGACTGTCCGAAGACCCCGAACTGTCACGCTGGCAAAACCTGCTGGAAGTGCTGGTGGTCGGCATCCGGGACCAGATCGCCCAGGTCAGCCACCAGCAACCGGGGCCTTACCTGCCCTTCGTCGGCACCCTGTTCCTGTTCATCGCCATGGCTAACCTGCTCAATGTGATTCCCGGTTACATGGCTCCCACGGGTTCACTGTCCACCACCACGGCCCTGGCCATCTGCGTGTTTGTGGCGGTGCCGGTATTCGGCATTGCCAGCAAGGGTGCCGGGGAGTACCTCCAGCATTACATCAAGCCGACCCCGCTGATGCTCCCGTTCAACGTGATTGGCGAGATTTCCCGCACCGTGGCCCTGGCTGTGCGTCTCTACGGCAACATCATGAGCGGCACGGTGATTGTCGCCATCCTGCTGAGCCTGACGCCCTATTTCTTTCCCGTGGTCATGCAGTTACTCGGGCTGCTCACCGGCATGATCCAGGCTTACATCTTTGCCATTCTCGCCATGGTCTACATCGCTTCGGCCACCTCGGCCCATGAGCATGGCGGCCCCGATGAACACGAACAGAACACGCCCTCGAACCAGTAA
- a CDS encoding putative PEP-binding protein, which yields MAVRDRWNSNEEGSEPYQDASALPSAIPATKCRSTPAFPGSCLNRYTITNRGRELVRGTAIGTGVSAGTVCKAGSLNEAYTCPDHCVLVCSGTGPEWLPVLERAHAVVTEHGTRTSHTAIACRELGIPAIVNAGEAMTRLRDDDPVTVSCAEDDEGFVYEGFADVQVTEIDPSTIPVTRTRIMLNLANPAAATRWQCLPADGIGLVRMEFLIRNLVGVHPMALLHPEQVTDKAERQRIAELTKGWKEAGAFFTETLAQGIARLAASVYPRPVTIRTSDFKTNEHVKLIGSRDFEPLEANPMLGWRGASRYYSAEFREAFALECEAIRIARNEIGMDNLRIMIPFCRTPDEADKVLAELAKNGLARGDRDLAVYMTAEVPANIELAEEFSQRFDGFSIGTNDLTQLTFGVDRDSERLSELFNDHHEAIKRMIARLIETAHQNGREVGLCGQAPSDHPEFAAFLVNCGIDFLSVSPDSFLRVKEQVAQAESAGAPS from the coding sequence ATGGCTGTGCGGGACAGATGGAATTCCAATGAGGAAGGCTCGGAGCCATATCAGGACGCCTCCGCCCTGCCATCTGCCATACCTGCGACAAAATGTCGCAGCACACCCGCTTTTCCGGGCAGCTGCCTCAATCGCTACACCATCACCAACCGGGGTCGAGAACTGGTCCGGGGCACTGCCATTGGCACTGGCGTCAGCGCTGGCACAGTCTGCAAAGCGGGCTCTCTGAATGAAGCCTACACATGCCCCGATCATTGCGTGCTGGTCTGCTCTGGCACCGGGCCGGAGTGGCTGCCGGTTCTGGAACGTGCTCACGCGGTCGTCACCGAACATGGCACCCGCACATCCCACACGGCCATCGCTTGCCGTGAACTAGGTATTCCGGCCATCGTGAATGCTGGCGAGGCGATGACGCGGCTCAGGGATGATGATCCCGTTACCGTTTCCTGTGCAGAAGATGATGAAGGGTTCGTCTACGAGGGTTTTGCGGATGTTCAGGTTACGGAGATAGACCCCAGCACAATTCCCGTTACCCGCACCCGGATCATGCTCAATCTGGCGAATCCCGCAGCCGCCACTCGCTGGCAATGTCTGCCCGCCGATGGTATCGGCCTGGTCCGGATGGAGTTCCTCATCCGGAACCTCGTCGGAGTCCACCCGATGGCCCTGCTCCACCCGGAGCAGGTAACGGACAAGGCTGAGAGACAACGGATTGCAGAACTTACGAAAGGCTGGAAGGAGGCTGGTGCCTTTTTCACGGAAACCCTCGCCCAGGGCATTGCCCGCCTGGCGGCTTCGGTTTACCCGAGGCCGGTCACGATCCGGACCAGCGATTTCAAGACCAACGAACACGTGAAACTGATCGGAAGTCGGGATTTCGAACCATTGGAGGCCAACCCGATGCTGGGCTGGCGCGGGGCCAGCCGGTATTACAGTGCCGAATTTCGCGAGGCCTTTGCCCTCGAGTGTGAGGCGATCCGCATAGCGAGGAATGAAATCGGCATGGACAATCTACGGATCATGATTCCGTTTTGTCGAACCCCGGACGAAGCCGACAAGGTACTCGCTGAACTGGCCAAAAATGGACTGGCACGAGGTGACCGCGACCTTGCCGTTTACATGACCGCCGAGGTGCCCGCCAACATTGAACTGGCGGAGGAATTCAGCCAGCGCTTTGACGGTTTCTCGATCGGCACCAATGATTTGACGCAACTCACCTTCGGGGTGGACCGGGATTCGGAGCGCCTTTCCGAGCTGTTCAATGATCACCACGAAGCGATCAAACGGATGATCGCACGCCTGATCGAAACCGCGCATCAAAACGGCCGTGAAGTGGGCCTGTGCGGGCAGGCTCCGAGTGACCACCCGGAGTTTGCGGCGTTTCTGGTCAACTGCGGTATCGATTTTCTTTCGGTGAGCCCGGACAGCTTTCTCAGGGTGAAGGAACAGGTGGCACAGGCCGAATCCGCAGGAGCGCCGTCATGA